The following are from one region of the Nocardia terpenica genome:
- a CDS encoding Xaa-Pro dipeptidyl-peptidase, whose translation MVLRMVLLAAAAVLILPGAPAAAAAPAGPVVADGEAQPVFDPADVVRQDLWVRAPVDSDGAGKDDEVHIQVVRPAQATGKLPVVYQASPYFSGGNPVTNHTVDVELYVPGGPEARQALPPGPVRDDRTADELAVNGITLSAGRISWQYEDFFLSRGFAVMYGESLGTGKSTGCPTSGGRNETIGARAPIDWLNGRATARDEQGNPVVADWATGKVAMMGVSYNGTLPNAVAATGVPGLEAIVPIGAISNWYDYYRAAGAVVAPGTYQGEDLDILAKYVYTRDDRDVCTPEIDRIEQREDRLTGDYSPFWDERNYLNGVGDVHAAVLAVHGLNDFNVKTRNVAQWYEALAKRGVPHKIWLHQSGHVDPIGLRRDEWLRTVDRWFAKYLLGVDNGIDREPKATIQREDLSWVDEPDWPAPGTADATAVLRPGGNTAGGLAPADTFRGGDPVTESLDDDATILAADLVAAPDSPNRLAYYSQPTAADLRVSGAVRVDFRMSFKRPAANVTALLVDRAPDGTARIVTRGWVDPQNRDSISETTPITPGDEYRVGLSMEPHDYVLASGHQLGVVIVSSDNEFTLLPKPGPGFTVDLTGTRVTFPVVGGQAALDAAIG comes from the coding sequence ATGGTACTCAGGATGGTTCTGCTCGCCGCGGCCGCCGTGCTGATCCTCCCCGGCGCGCCCGCGGCCGCGGCGGCACCGGCCGGGCCCGTCGTAGCCGACGGCGAGGCCCAGCCGGTGTTCGATCCCGCCGATGTGGTTCGGCAGGATCTGTGGGTGCGTGCGCCGGTGGACAGCGACGGGGCGGGCAAGGACGACGAGGTGCACATCCAGGTGGTGCGCCCGGCGCAGGCCACCGGGAAGCTTCCGGTTGTCTACCAGGCCAGTCCGTACTTCTCCGGCGGTAATCCGGTCACCAATCACACCGTGGACGTCGAGCTCTACGTGCCCGGCGGGCCCGAGGCGCGCCAGGCGCTGCCGCCCGGCCCGGTGCGCGACGACCGGACCGCCGACGAGCTCGCGGTGAACGGCATCACCCTGTCCGCGGGCCGCATCAGCTGGCAGTACGAGGACTTCTTCCTGTCCCGCGGCTTCGCCGTCATGTACGGCGAATCGCTGGGCACGGGCAAGTCCACCGGCTGCCCGACCTCCGGCGGCCGCAACGAGACCATCGGCGCGCGGGCCCCGATCGACTGGCTCAACGGCCGCGCCACCGCACGCGACGAACAGGGCAACCCGGTCGTAGCCGATTGGGCCACAGGCAAAGTCGCCATGATGGGCGTGTCCTACAACGGCACCCTGCCCAATGCCGTGGCCGCCACCGGCGTGCCCGGCCTGGAGGCGATCGTGCCCATCGGCGCGATCAGCAACTGGTACGACTACTACCGCGCGGCCGGGGCGGTCGTCGCCCCCGGCACCTACCAGGGCGAGGACCTCGACATTCTCGCCAAATACGTTTACACCCGCGACGATCGGGACGTCTGCACACCGGAGATCGACCGGATCGAGCAGCGCGAGGACCGCCTCACCGGCGACTACAGCCCGTTCTGGGACGAGCGCAACTACCTGAACGGCGTCGGCGACGTACACGCCGCCGTGCTGGCCGTGCACGGCCTCAACGACTTCAACGTCAAGACCCGCAATGTCGCGCAGTGGTACGAGGCGCTGGCGAAACGAGGTGTGCCGCACAAGATCTGGCTGCACCAGTCCGGTCACGTCGACCCGATCGGCCTGCGCAGGGACGAATGGCTGCGCACCGTCGACCGCTGGTTCGCCAAGTACCTGCTGGGTGTCGACAACGGCATCGACAGGGAGCCCAAGGCCACCATCCAGCGCGAGGACCTGTCCTGGGTGGACGAGCCCGACTGGCCCGCGCCCGGCACCGCCGACGCGACCGCGGTGCTGCGGCCCGGCGGCAATACCGCGGGCGGGCTCGCCCCGGCCGACACCTTCCGCGGCGGCGACCCCGTCACCGAATCCCTCGACGACGACGCCACCATCCTCGCCGCCGACCTCGTCGCCGCGCCCGATTCGCCGAATCGGCTGGCCTACTACTCCCAACCCACCGCGGCCGATCTGCGGGTCAGCGGCGCGGTACGCGTCGACTTCCGGATGTCGTTCAAGCGCCCGGCGGCGAATGTGACCGCGCTGCTGGTGGATCGGGCGCCCGACGGCACCGCCCGGATCGTCACCCGGGGCTGGGTGGACCCGCAGAATCGTGACTCGATCAGCGAGACCACCCCGATCACCCCGGGCGACGAATACCGGGTCGGGTTGTCGATGGAGCCGCACGACTATGTGCTCGCGTCCGGACATCAACTGGGCGTGGTGATTGTGTCCAGCGACAACGAATTCACCCTGCTCCCCAAGCCCGGCCCCGGCTTCACCGTCGACCTGACCGGCACCCGGGTCACCTTCCCGGTGGTCGGCGGCCAGGCCGCCCTGGATGCCGCGATCGGATGA
- a CDS encoding alkaline phosphatase family protein has protein sequence MRGISGVRRVLSVLAGATALAAATAAVPTTAAAAAVPTFDHIVLVMFENQGYDNIIGSSDAPTFNRLANGGALFTDSHAITHPSEPNYIALFSGDTQGVTDDSCPNDFTGVDNLGNQLITSGRKFVGYSESMPNAGYTGCSGANGLYRRKHNGWVNFDNVPAEANQPYSAFPSDFSQLPTVSFVSPNMCNDIHDCPVATGDTWLQQNLAGYADWAKANNSLLVITFDEDEGTDVNRIPTIFYGANVHTGQYDEQINHYSVLRTIEDAYGLPALANAGGAAAVTDVWGPGLR, from the coding sequence ATGCGTGGAATCTCCGGAGTACGTCGAGTCTTATCCGTCTTGGCCGGGGCGACAGCCCTGGCCGCGGCCACGGCGGCGGTGCCGACCACCGCCGCCGCGGCCGCCGTGCCGACGTTCGATCACATCGTCCTGGTGATGTTCGAGAACCAGGGATACGACAACATCATCGGCAGTTCCGATGCTCCGACCTTCAACCGGCTCGCGAACGGCGGTGCGCTGTTCACCGATTCGCATGCCATCACCCATCCCAGCGAACCCAACTACATCGCCCTGTTCTCCGGTGATACGCAGGGCGTCACCGACGACAGCTGCCCGAACGACTTCACCGGCGTGGACAATCTCGGCAACCAGCTGATCACCTCGGGCCGGAAGTTCGTGGGCTACTCCGAGTCGATGCCGAACGCCGGATACACCGGTTGCAGCGGCGCCAACGGGCTGTATCGGCGCAAGCACAACGGCTGGGTGAACTTCGACAATGTCCCGGCCGAGGCGAACCAGCCCTACTCCGCCTTCCCGAGCGACTTCTCCCAGCTGCCGACGGTCTCGTTCGTGAGCCCGAACATGTGCAACGACATCCACGACTGCCCCGTCGCCACCGGCGACACCTGGTTGCAGCAGAATCTGGCCGGATACGCCGACTGGGCCAAGGCCAACAACAGCCTGCTCGTCATCACCTTCGACGAGGACGAGGGCACCGACGTCAACCGCATACCGACCATCTTCTACGGCGCGAACGTGCACACCGGCCAGTACGACGAGCAGATCAACCACTACTCGGTGCTGCGCACCATCGAGGACGCCTACGGCCTTCCGGCGCTGGCCAATGCGGGCGGCGCCGCCGCCGTCACCGACGTCTGGGGCCCGGGCCTGCGCTGA
- a CDS encoding amidohydrolase family protein, translating to MALPKIAVEEAFHQPDEVARILADERKFQQICAQAGLTPEFYRPRLERLADFGEARLKTMDAGGVQHAVLSLTAPGIQAILDPREATDEAERANDLLAREIARNPDRYSGFAAVALQDPARAIAELRRGIGELGFKGVMINGYTTVGSPERGAYLDEPQFDEFLAAVTELDVPLYLHPRPALPGWGAIDGHPELLGATWGFGPETATHVLRLIFGGVFDRHPRLKLILGHLGEGLPALLWRTQYNFDLNPFGKRIERTLPEYFSDNIWLTTSGNFSDQALLNALTTVGADHVLFSVDYPYADTELAARWIENTPISESDRRKIASGNACALLGLPEPKNPPN from the coding sequence ATGGCACTACCGAAGATCGCGGTGGAAGAGGCGTTTCATCAGCCGGACGAGGTCGCTCGAATCCTGGCCGATGAGCGGAAGTTTCAGCAGATTTGCGCGCAAGCGGGGCTGACTCCCGAGTTCTATCGGCCCCGCTTGGAGCGACTGGCCGACTTCGGCGAGGCGCGGCTGAAAACCATGGACGCGGGCGGGGTTCAGCACGCGGTGCTGTCGCTGACCGCACCGGGAATCCAGGCCATCCTCGACCCCCGCGAGGCCACCGACGAGGCCGAGCGAGCCAACGATCTCCTCGCCCGGGAGATCGCGCGGAACCCGGACCGGTATTCCGGATTCGCGGCCGTGGCGCTGCAAGACCCGGCGCGCGCGATCGCCGAGTTGCGGCGCGGCATCGGCGAACTCGGATTCAAGGGCGTCATGATCAACGGGTACACCACTGTGGGGTCGCCCGAGCGCGGGGCATATCTCGACGAGCCGCAGTTCGACGAGTTTCTCGCGGCCGTCACCGAATTGGATGTTCCGCTGTACCTGCACCCGCGCCCGGCGCTACCCGGCTGGGGCGCCATCGACGGGCATCCCGAATTACTCGGCGCCACCTGGGGTTTCGGGCCGGAGACGGCGACCCATGTGCTACGCCTGATCTTCGGCGGCGTCTTCGACCGGCACCCACGGCTGAAACTGATCCTCGGCCATCTCGGCGAGGGACTACCGGCGCTGCTGTGGCGCACCCAGTACAATTTCGATCTCAATCCGTTCGGCAAACGCATCGAACGGACTCTGCCCGAGTACTTCTCGGACAATATCTGGCTCACCACCAGCGGCAATTTCTCCGATCAGGCGCTGCTCAACGCGCTCACCACGGTCGGCGCGGACCATGTGCTGTTCTCCGTCGACTATCCGTACGCCGATACCGAACTCGCCGCGCGGTGGATCGAGAACACCCCGATCAGCGAATCCGATCGGCGCAAGATCGCCAGCGGCAATGCCTGCGCACTACTCGGACTGCCGGAGCCGAAGAATCCTCCGAACTGA
- a CDS encoding IS630 family transposase (programmed frameshift) yields MRYPQGGGLTAERRMLRERLRLEAADAFARGEDNAVIAHRLRVSVRSVQRWRQAWGSAGREALRSKGPASLPLLSDEQFQVLEHELAKGPAEHGWPDQKWTLARIKTVIGRRFHISYTIKGVSLLLHRHGWSRQQPARRAVERDDAAVATWVKDVWPHVKPPRRRSEPGSCSKTKPGSRLTPPTARTWAPRGHTPIVRVRGRTTRRISIAALTCYKPGHRSRLIWRPYRHDRNSSGRKSFAWTDYRDLLIAAHRQLGGPIVVCWDNLNTHLTAGMRRFVTGHDWLTVYQLPAYAPDLNPTEGIWSLLRRGRLANRIITDPDHLMRIVRSDLHRIGYHPNLIDGCLTATGLTPTPKRS; encoded by the exons GTGCGGTATCCGCAAGGCGGTGGGCTGACCGCCGAGCGACGGATGTTGCGGGAGCGGTTGCGGCTGGAAGCCGCGGACGCTTTCGCCCGGGGCGAGGACAATGCGGTGATCGCCCACCGGCTGCGAGTCAGCGTGCGGTCGGTGCAACGGTGGCGCCAGGCGTGGGGATCGGCGGGGCGGGAAGCGTTGCGGTCCAAGGGCCCCGCGTCGCTGCCGTTGCTGTCCGACGAACAGTTCCAGGTACTCGAACACGAGCTGGCCAAGGGCCCGGCCGAGCACGGCTGGCCGGACCAGAAATGGACTCTGGCCAGGATCAAGACCGTGATCGGGCGCCGGTTCCACATCTCCTACACGATCAAGGGGGTGTCGTTGTTGTTGCACCGGCACGGGTGGAGCCGTCAGCAACCTGCCCGCCGGGCGGTCGAACGCGACGACGCGGCGGTCGCGACGTGGGTGAAGGACGTGTGGCCGCACGTAAAACCGCCGCGGCGGCGCTCGGAGCCTGGGTCGTGTTCGAAGACGAAGCCGGGTTCACGAT TGACGCCGCCGACCGCACGGACCTGGGCGCCACGCGGGCACACCCCGATCGTGCGGGTCCGGGGCCGAACCACCCGCCGGATATCGATCGCCGCGCTGACCTGCTACAAGCCCGGCCATCGGTCCCGGCTGATCTGGCGACCGTATCGGCACGACCGAAATAGTTCGGGCAGGAAGAGCTTCGCCTGGACCGACTACCGGGACCTGCTCATCGCCGCCCACCGGCAACTCGGCGGGCCGATCGTGGTCTGCTGGGACAACCTCAACACCCACCTCACCGCCGGCATGCGCCGATTCGTCACCGGCCACGACTGGCTCACTGTCTACCAACTGCCCGCCTACGCGCCCGATCTGAATCCGACCGAAGGCATCTGGTCACTACTGCGGCGAGGCCGGCTGGCCAACCGCATCATCACCGACCCCGACCACCTCATGCGCATCGTGCGCAGCGACCTGCACCGCATCGGCTACCACCCCAACCTGATCGACGGCTGCCTCACCGCAACCGGACTCACACCCACCCCGAAACGATCATGA
- a CDS encoding glycosyl hydrolase family 18 protein, producing the protein MWTTKYSALVASVASVVIGASTALGITHAAPVHTTAPAAATTGGIKVAYYDQWSVYENAFYLKQVDSEGIADKLDYMMYDFENIDPVNLTCFEATKAADQNENDPNAGDGAGDSFADYGKTFDASTSVDGTADAYNDPIVGNFKQLKELKAKHPNLKVLLSIGGWTYSKYFSDVSASDAARKKFVSSCIDMFFKGNLPSQNGYGGPGTGAGIFDGVDLDWEYPGGGGHLGNHSSPNDKANFTALAAEFRSELDAQGQADNKHYALTAALSAGQDKIRNYETDKLGQYLDFGNVMTYDMHGGWEATGPTNFQDPIYSRPDDPMTPVAPGNAKYNIDEAVTAWTTGDGSYGIPGGFPANKLTVGFPFYYRGWTGVQAGSNHGLFQPASGPAPGAPLSGNVAGIRMYKELSGVVDNPSDTFYDSTAQGAYFYDGTNWWGGDSPQSIQAKSDYLHCKGLGGAMMYSLEDLDPGTTLFNDVVNDVNGGPSSGCTTPPTTTPTTPPTTTPPTTTTTAPPTTTTTAPPTTTPPSNTGLANGDFETGALTPWTCDGNLGSVVTNPVRGGKYALAGAASSSDNAQCSQQVTVRPNHTYTLSAWVNGNYVYLGVNNTGTTDASTWSATTNGAYQQVSTKFSTGASTTTVTVWVHGWYGQGTYYVDDVTLT; encoded by the coding sequence ATGTGGACGACGAAATATTCGGCGTTGGTCGCGTCGGTCGCGAGTGTGGTGATCGGCGCGTCGACGGCGTTGGGGATAACCCACGCCGCGCCTGTCCACACCACCGCTCCGGCGGCCGCGACAACCGGCGGTATCAAGGTCGCCTACTACGATCAATGGTCGGTCTACGAGAATGCCTTCTACCTCAAACAGGTGGATAGCGAGGGCATTGCCGACAAGCTCGACTACATGATGTACGACTTCGAGAACATCGACCCGGTCAATCTCACCTGCTTCGAGGCCACCAAGGCCGCCGACCAGAACGAGAACGATCCGAATGCCGGTGACGGAGCCGGGGATTCGTTCGCCGACTACGGAAAGACCTTCGACGCGAGCACCAGCGTCGACGGCACCGCCGACGCCTACAACGATCCCATCGTCGGAAACTTCAAGCAGCTCAAGGAGCTCAAGGCCAAGCATCCGAACCTGAAGGTGCTGCTGTCCATCGGCGGCTGGACCTATTCGAAGTACTTCTCCGACGTCTCCGCCAGCGATGCGGCCCGGAAGAAGTTCGTGTCCTCCTGCATCGACATGTTCTTCAAGGGAAACCTGCCCTCGCAGAACGGATACGGCGGGCCGGGCACCGGCGCGGGCATCTTCGACGGCGTCGACCTGGACTGGGAGTACCCGGGCGGCGGCGGGCATCTCGGCAATCACTCGAGCCCGAACGACAAGGCGAATTTCACCGCGCTGGCAGCGGAATTCCGCTCCGAGCTGGACGCGCAGGGCCAGGCCGACAACAAGCACTACGCGCTGACCGCGGCGCTGTCGGCCGGGCAGGACAAGATTCGCAACTACGAGACCGACAAGCTGGGCCAGTACCTGGATTTCGGGAATGTCATGACCTATGACATGCACGGCGGCTGGGAAGCGACCGGCCCCACCAACTTCCAGGACCCCATCTACAGCCGCCCGGACGATCCGATGACTCCGGTGGCGCCGGGCAACGCGAAGTACAACATCGACGAGGCGGTCACCGCGTGGACCACGGGGGACGGCTCGTACGGGATTCCCGGCGGGTTCCCGGCCAATAAGCTGACGGTCGGATTCCCGTTCTACTACCGCGGTTGGACGGGAGTGCAGGCGGGGAGCAACCACGGTCTGTTCCAACCCGCTTCGGGACCGGCGCCCGGTGCGCCGCTGTCCGGGAATGTGGCGGGCATCCGAATGTACAAGGAGCTCAGCGGGGTTGTCGACAATCCGTCGGATACGTTCTACGACAGCACGGCTCAGGGCGCGTACTTCTACGACGGCACGAACTGGTGGGGCGGTGATTCGCCGCAGTCCATCCAGGCCAAGTCGGATTACCTGCACTGCAAGGGGCTCGGCGGCGCGATGATGTACTCGCTGGAGGACCTGGATCCGGGGACCACGCTGTTCAACGACGTGGTCAACGATGTGAACGGCGGGCCGTCGTCGGGTTGCACGACTCCGCCGACCACCACGCCCACCACGCCTCCGACGACGACACCGCCGACCACCACCACGACCGCCCCGCCGACCACGACGACCACCGCCCCGCCCACGACGACCCCGCCGAGCAATACCGGCCTGGCCAACGGGGATTTCGAGACGGGTGCGCTGACGCCGTGGACCTGTGACGGCAACCTCGGTTCGGTCGTCACGAATCCGGTGCGCGGCGGCAAGTACGCGCTGGCGGGTGCGGCGAGTTCGAGCGACAACGCCCAGTGCTCGCAGCAGGTGACCGTCCGGCCCAACCACACCTACACCCTGTCGGCGTGGGTGAACGGCAACTACGTCTACCTCGGCGTGAACAACACCGGCACCACCGACGCCTCCACCTGGTCGGCGACCACCAACGGTGCGTACCAGCAGGTTTCGACCAAGTTCAGCACGGGCGCCTCGACCACCACCGTGACCGTCTGGGTCCACGGCTGGTACGGCCAGGGCACCTATTACGTAGATGACGTGACGCTCACGTAG
- a CDS encoding carbon-nitrogen hydrolase family protein yields the protein MRIAAAQARPAWLDPVAGTKIVVDWLTRAAANAVDLIAFPETFLSGYPIWLAPTGGARFDDPVQKAAYAYYSEAAVTLDGPHLATVREAVADLGVFCYLGITERVRGTVYCTLVAIDPVRGVVSTHRKLMPTHEERMVWGIGDGHGLRTHEVGGFRAGGLSCWENWMPQARHALYADGETLHISVWPGSTRNTADITRFVALEGRVYSLAASAVLDYADVPPDFPLHDELQLLDTPAGYDGGSAIAAPDGSWLIEPVVGEERLVVADIDPAAVLRERQNFDPTGHYARPDVFAVTVDRRRRTSATFVD from the coding sequence ATGCGAATCGCTGCCGCGCAGGCTCGCCCGGCCTGGCTGGATCCCGTGGCCGGGACGAAGATCGTCGTCGACTGGCTGACCCGGGCGGCGGCCAATGCGGTGGACCTCATCGCGTTTCCGGAGACATTCCTGTCCGGATATCCGATCTGGCTGGCCCCGACCGGCGGCGCGCGGTTCGACGATCCGGTCCAAAAGGCCGCTTACGCATACTATTCGGAGGCCGCGGTCACCCTCGACGGCCCGCACCTGGCCACCGTGCGGGAGGCGGTCGCCGATCTCGGGGTGTTCTGCTACCTCGGCATCACCGAGCGGGTTCGCGGCACGGTGTATTGCACGCTGGTGGCCATCGATCCCGTTCGCGGCGTGGTGAGTACGCACCGCAAGCTGATGCCGACCCACGAGGAGCGCATGGTCTGGGGCATCGGCGACGGGCACGGGCTGCGCACGCACGAGGTCGGCGGGTTCCGGGCCGGGGGCCTGTCCTGCTGGGAGAACTGGATGCCGCAGGCCCGCCACGCCCTGTACGCCGACGGCGAGACGCTGCACATCTCCGTCTGGCCGGGCTCGACCCGCAATACCGCCGACATCACCAGGTTCGTCGCCCTGGAGGGCCGGGTGTACTCCCTGGCCGCCAGCGCGGTCCTCGACTATGCCGACGTGCCTCCCGATTTCCCGCTCCACGACGAGCTGCAACTGCTCGACACCCCGGCCGGTTACGACGGCGGCTCGGCCATCGCCGCCCCGGACGGCAGCTGGCTCATCGAGCCGGTGGTCGGCGAGGAGCGCCTGGTCGTCGCCGATATCGACCCGGCCGCGGTCCTGCGCGAACGCCAGAATTTCGACCCCACCGGCCACTACGCCCGCCCCGATGTCTTCGCGGTGACCGTCGACCGCCGCCGCCGCACATCGGCCACCTTCGTGGACTGA
- a CDS encoding cold-shock protein: MATGTVKWFNAEKGFGFIAQDGGGPDVFVHYSAVQSAGFRSLEEGQQVTFDVAQGPKGPQAENVTPQ; the protein is encoded by the coding sequence ATGGCCACCGGAACCGTGAAGTGGTTCAACGCCGAAAAGGGATTCGGCTTCATCGCCCAGGACGGCGGTGGCCCCGACGTCTTCGTGCACTACTCCGCCGTCCAGTCGGCGGGCTTCCGCTCCCTGGAAGAGGGCCAGCAGGTGACCTTCGACGTGGCCCAGGGCCCGAAGGGCCCGCAGGCCGAGAACGTCACTCCCCAGTAA
- a CDS encoding helix-turn-helix domain-containing protein: MNGSEAAELAALLREVKQRSGLSYGILAKRLHTSTSTVHRYCNGDAVPADPTAVDRFAQVCRATPAEQTELRRRWELANLARTRKAEAQRTNQLAGGDVSRPSTEKTATQGITAETRPARPGPRRYRVPMLAAAVLAAVLFVTGLVVALKPGAAQGRSRATAAAPVGTDAPLSVTVRPYTWEDPCTPHYLVDRPPAQVPPPPREQDAAGWAGALGAVSADRQRVELTVQGTGDDTIVLQALHVRAVRTAAPLPWNNFAMAYRGIGGCGGGPVDVVTFDANLDSAQPAMTVRDGLPNFPYKASKSDPQQLVVVAQTHSHDVGWYLELEWSSGTRHGTLRIDDHGTPFRTSAALERPTYAYGLDDGHWGPPDN, translated from the coding sequence GTGAACGGCAGTGAGGCGGCCGAACTCGCCGCCCTCCTGCGCGAGGTCAAGCAACGCAGCGGTCTCAGCTACGGAATCCTGGCCAAGCGCCTGCACACGAGTACCTCCACGGTGCACCGCTATTGCAACGGCGACGCCGTCCCCGCCGACCCCACCGCGGTCGACCGCTTCGCCCAGGTATGCCGCGCAACCCCCGCCGAGCAGACCGAACTCCGCCGCCGCTGGGAACTGGCGAACCTGGCCCGAACCCGAAAAGCGGAGGCACAGCGCACGAATCAGCTCGCGGGGGGCGACGTATCCCGGCCTTCGACCGAGAAGACCGCTACCCAGGGCATCACCGCCGAGACCCGACCCGCCCGCCCCGGACCGCGCCGATACCGAGTGCCGATGCTCGCGGCCGCCGTGCTCGCGGCGGTCCTGTTCGTCACCGGCCTCGTGGTCGCGCTGAAACCCGGTGCCGCCCAGGGCAGGTCACGCGCCACGGCCGCCGCTCCCGTCGGCACCGACGCACCGCTGTCGGTGACCGTGCGCCCGTACACCTGGGAAGATCCCTGTACCCCGCACTATCTCGTCGATCGCCCGCCCGCCCAGGTGCCGCCACCCCCGCGCGAACAGGATGCGGCGGGCTGGGCCGGTGCGCTGGGCGCGGTGTCCGCCGACAGGCAGCGGGTCGAGCTGACCGTGCAGGGCACCGGCGACGACACCATCGTCCTTCAGGCACTGCATGTTCGCGCGGTGCGGACCGCGGCGCCGTTGCCGTGGAACAATTTCGCGATGGCGTATCGCGGAATCGGCGGCTGCGGCGGCGGTCCGGTCGATGTGGTGACCTTCGACGCGAACCTCGACTCCGCACAACCCGCCATGACCGTCCGGGACGGCCTCCCGAACTTCCCTTACAAGGCAAGCAAATCCGACCCCCAGCAACTGGTCGTGGTCGCACAGACCCACTCGCACGATGTCGGCTGGTACCTGGAGCTCGAATGGTCGAGCGGCACCCGCCACGGCACCCTCCGCATCGACGACCACGGCACCCCGTTCCGAACCAGCGCCGCCCTCGAACGCCCCACCTACGCCTACGGACTCGACGACGGCCACTGGGGGCCACCCGACAACTGA
- a CDS encoding DUF4232 domain-containing protein, which yields MIHRTCTAAALAAATVALTATAAGASPDGSVTKTDACMPANTTVTVQNVERPINHLVLSVTNRGESPCTAYYYPRLRFDGSVPASVVGDSSPQAAVTLARGETAYAAIVTSAADDPRVTPASTVEVTFVDTDNSNDDGYPTTVALPDGTEIGPAAAVTYWESDLSSALGF from the coding sequence ATGATCCACCGCACCTGCACCGCCGCCGCCCTGGCCGCCGCGACCGTGGCCCTCACCGCGACCGCCGCGGGCGCCTCGCCCGACGGCTCCGTCACCAAGACCGATGCCTGCATGCCCGCGAACACGACGGTGACGGTCCAGAACGTCGAGCGCCCGATCAACCATCTGGTCCTCAGCGTCACCAATCGCGGCGAATCACCGTGCACCGCTTACTACTACCCGCGGCTGCGTTTCGACGGCTCCGTCCCCGCGTCGGTGGTCGGTGACAGCAGCCCGCAGGCGGCGGTCACCCTGGCGCGCGGTGAGACCGCCTACGCCGCGATCGTCACCTCCGCCGCCGACGACCCACGGGTCACCCCGGCGAGCACCGTCGAGGTCACCTTCGTCGACACCGACAACAGCAACGACGACGGTTACCCTACGACGGTCGCCCTGCCGGACGGGACCGAGATCGGTCCCGCCGCGGCCGTGACCTACTGGGAAAGCGATCTGTCGTCCGCGCTCGGGTTCTGA
- a CDS encoding PASTA domain-containing protein has product MRSATAVCAIAAAALLSGCNADNQPAPPTPSTSASQPAPPTHPTSASQPSPASRPSAAGQPSAANRAVPDVRGERPVPAIQMLEQAGLRGNVQGGTGRGPNGGQCMVTSEDPAPGTSVPAGTTVTLHTGEASGPGPEGSAC; this is encoded by the coding sequence ATGCGAAGTGCCACTGCCGTCTGCGCGATCGCCGCCGCCGCGCTACTGTCCGGCTGCAACGCCGACAACCAGCCCGCGCCGCCCACGCCCTCGACCTCGGCGAGCCAGCCCGCGCCGCCCACGCACCCGACGTCGGCGAGCCAGCCCAGCCCCGCGAGCCGACCGAGCGCCGCGGGTCAGCCGAGCGCCGCGAATCGGGCGGTGCCGGACGTGCGGGGCGAGCGCCCCGTCCCGGCAATACAGATGCTCGAACAGGCGGGCCTGCGCGGCAATGTCCAGGGCGGCACGGGCCGCGGCCCGAACGGCGGACAATGCATGGTCACCAGCGAGGACCCCGCACCGGGCACATCCGTCCCGGCGGGCACCACGGTCACCCTGCACACCGGCGAAGCGTCGGGACCGGGCCCAGAAGGGTCGGCCTGCTGA